From Vogesella sp. XCS3, the proteins below share one genomic window:
- a CDS encoding YceI family protein translates to MKKALLLPLAALLAAPAFAQPVDLTKSQLAFTLKQMGVPMSGSFKKFAANVDFNPAQAETGKADISIDVASIALPTGEASAEARKKEWFNAAQFPQARFVSTSMKSLGNNRYQVTGKLTLKGISRDVSAPFTATAQGKTLTVDGTLPISRLAFKIGEGSWSDTGTVADNVDLKFRLVLVNP, encoded by the coding sequence ATGAAAAAAGCACTGCTTCTGCCCCTGGCTGCCCTGCTCGCAGCGCCAGCCTTTGCCCAGCCGGTTGACCTGACCAAGAGCCAGCTGGCCTTTACCCTGAAACAGATGGGCGTGCCGATGTCCGGCAGCTTCAAGAAGTTTGCGGCCAACGTGGACTTCAACCCGGCGCAAGCAGAAACCGGCAAAGCCGACATCAGCATCGACGTGGCCAGCATCGCGCTGCCTACCGGTGAAGCCAGCGCCGAAGCACGCAAAAAGGAATGGTTCAACGCCGCCCAGTTCCCGCAAGCGCGCTTCGTGTCTACCAGCATGAAGTCGCTGGGTAACAACCGTTACCAGGTTACCGGCAAGCTGACCCTGAAAGGCATCAGCCGTGACGTTAGCGCGCCGTTTACCGCCACCGCCCAGGGCAAAACCCTGACCGTAGACGGCACGCTGCCGATCTCGCGCCTGGCATTCAAGATCGGTGAAGGCAGCTGGAGCGATACCGGCACCGTGGCCGACAACGTAGACCTGAAATTCCGTCTGGTGCTGGTCAACCCCTGA
- a CDS encoding YceI family protein: MIRTTLFAALFATAGAAFAAPVSYNIDPTHTFASYEVNHLGLSVQAGTFTKISGKLTVDEAAKTGAVDVTIDAASLQTFLGDRDKHLKSADFFNVEKFPTLTYKSTAVEFKNGKPAAVKGNLTLLGVTKPVTLKLVNVTKAKHPMTGVENWGANAVATIKRSEFGMKTFLPAISDDVKLNIALEAAKAE, from the coding sequence ATGATCCGTACCACCCTGTTTGCCGCCCTGTTTGCCACTGCTGGTGCCGCCTTTGCCGCCCCGGTGTCCTACAACATCGACCCTACCCACACCTTCGCCAGCTACGAAGTAAACCACCTGGGTCTGTCGGTACAAGCCGGCACTTTCACCAAGATCAGCGGCAAGCTGACCGTGGATGAAGCCGCCAAAACCGGCGCCGTGGATGTGACTATCGATGCCGCTTCGCTGCAAACCTTCCTGGGCGACCGCGACAAGCACCTGAAGAGCGCCGATTTCTTCAACGTGGAAAAATTCCCTACCCTGACCTACAAGTCCACCGCGGTTGAATTCAAGAACGGCAAGCCGGCTGCTGTCAAAGGCAACCTGACCCTGCTGGGCGTGACCAAGCCAGTGACCCTGAAGCTGGTTAACGTGACCAAGGCCAAGCACCCGATGACCGGTGTGGAAAACTGGGGCGCCAACGCTGTGGCCACCATCAAGCGTAGCGAATTCGGCATGAAAACCTTCCTGCCAGCCATCAGCGATGATGTAAAACTGAACATCGCGCTGGAAGCCGCCAAGGCCGAGTAA
- a CDS encoding HAMP domain-containing sensor histidine kinase, with translation MTAIPPGWLPALPALNQLSTAIWFYHFSQQTIVWANLAALKLWDAPDLEALQQRDLSMSSEGGRLRLQGYQAAFARQETVRETWTIYPRGRPVQLHCHCAQLDVAVPEIMRVEASELNFETQVSRSVEMLRHVREMVTLYDLHGNVLLRNPAAQAYLPQADDAFAANLHCAAIARELRTAVSESRSVRRIVEVNLADGSTTRHQMQLVEVADPATGDPALLVSQHDVGDREKLLQLQRERSEELQSILDALPLPMVISELEGGRIRYANRLAIELYGMWLGSSGDLSPVSVGLYEKPEDRTQFLDLLQLQGMVSDFQTVLRDRQQQRFDASLTGCLVDYRGIPSILVSVLNISHIRERERSLEATLQHERELMEMQRRFVSMVSHEYRTPLAVIDGIAQRILRSPGQFTCEMLHERVQRVRDMVAHMVTLADSVLTLNRLESDQIRVEHVPVRLLPLVSELVELNQAIYPDCHIELDAQAEVALQVEGDMELLRLIFSNLINNAIKYSPRWQRVALSLRQDNDTVRVSVRDWGVGVPESEQGRLFTRFFRASTAQGIPGCGIGLALVKELVQMHHGSIEVESSEGNGAMFTVTLPLRQPD, from the coding sequence ATGACAGCCATTCCTCCGGGCTGGCTGCCGGCTCTGCCGGCATTGAACCAGCTCAGCACTGCCATCTGGTTTTACCATTTCAGCCAGCAGACCATAGTGTGGGCCAACCTGGCCGCGCTCAAGTTATGGGATGCGCCAGACCTGGAAGCCCTGCAGCAGCGCGACCTGAGCATGAGTAGCGAAGGCGGGCGCTTGCGCCTGCAAGGCTACCAGGCAGCCTTTGCGCGGCAAGAAACCGTGCGCGAAACCTGGACCATCTACCCGCGTGGCCGGCCGGTGCAGCTGCATTGCCACTGTGCCCAGCTGGACGTGGCGGTGCCGGAAATCATGCGCGTAGAAGCCAGCGAGCTGAATTTCGAAACCCAGGTGTCGCGCTCGGTAGAAATGTTGCGCCACGTGCGCGAGATGGTGACCTTGTACGACCTGCACGGCAATGTACTGCTGCGCAACCCGGCCGCGCAGGCCTACTTGCCGCAGGCGGACGATGCCTTTGCGGCCAACCTGCATTGCGCCGCCATCGCCCGCGAGCTGCGCACGGCGGTATCGGAAAGCCGTTCGGTACGCCGCATTGTGGAGGTCAACCTGGCCGATGGCAGCACCACGCGCCACCAGATGCAGCTGGTAGAAGTGGCCGACCCAGCCACCGGCGACCCGGCCCTGCTGGTGAGCCAGCACGATGTTGGCGACCGGGAAAAACTGCTACAGCTACAGCGCGAGCGCAGCGAGGAGCTGCAGAGCATCCTGGATGCCCTGCCGCTGCCCATGGTGATTTCCGAGCTGGAAGGCGGGCGTATCCGCTACGCCAACCGGCTGGCGATAGAGCTGTACGGCATGTGGCTGGGCAGTAGCGGGGATTTGTCGCCCGTTTCGGTGGGTTTGTACGAAAAGCCGGAAGACCGCACCCAGTTTCTGGACTTGTTGCAGCTACAGGGCATGGTGTCGGATTTTCAGACCGTGCTGCGCGACCGCCAGCAGCAGCGTTTTGACGCCAGCCTCACCGGCTGCCTGGTGGATTACCGCGGTATCCCCAGTATTCTGGTGAGTGTGCTGAATATCTCGCATATTCGTGAGCGTGAGCGCTCGCTGGAAGCCACCTTGCAGCACGAACGCGAGCTGATGGAAATGCAGCGGCGTTTTGTCTCCATGGTGTCTCACGAGTACCGCACCCCGCTGGCGGTGATCGATGGCATTGCCCAGCGCATTTTGCGCAGCCCCGGGCAGTTTACCTGCGAGATGCTGCACGAGCGGGTGCAGCGTGTGCGCGATATGGTGGCACATATGGTAACGCTGGCAGACAGCGTGCTGACGCTGAACCGGCTGGAGTCGGATCAGATTCGTGTAGAGCACGTGCCGGTACGGCTGTTACCGCTGGTCAGCGAGCTGGTGGAGTTGAACCAGGCTATTTATCCGGATTGCCATATCGAGCTGGATGCCCAGGCTGAGGTCGCCTTGCAGGTAGAGGGCGATATGGAGCTGCTGCGGCTGATTTTTTCCAACCTGATCAATAACGCCATCAAGTATTCGCCGCGCTGGCAGCGTGTGGCGCTGAGCCTGCGCCAGGATAATGACACGGTAAGGGTGTCGGTGCGTGACTGGGGGGTGGGTGTGCCGGAAAGCGAGCAGGGCCGGCTGTTTACGCGGTTTTTCCGCGCCAGTACCGCGCAGGGTATACCAGGCTGTGGCATTGGCCTGGCGCTGGTGAAAGAGCTGGTGCAGATGCACCACGGCAGTATCGAGGTGGAAAGCAGCGAGGGCAATGGCGCCATGTTTACCGTGACGCTGCCACTGCGCCAGCCGGATTGA
- a CDS encoding EAL domain-containing protein, whose translation MSEQRTVLCVEDDNTIRMLICEELAFAGYHVLQARDGVEGLEMVHQHSPDLVVCDISMPRMNGFELLEAVNLNDDDPVPFVMLTALGDRQNQIRGRELGVVDYLVKPVDFDLLLAAVASRIKRRRHSDTFADANGQFFSRQLLLERLEAARRVVAPVSVILTKIDSFLGLSIRLAPAEQQLLRSQVHAQLAQLAESGKVYGWADGCWALIERADTQDSDIPASMQRHEILVGGVVVNYTFSMLRIQVDWTSPELRRLDASALVEACALHLNFMSAGNARRFIYLGNADYHALEAARYAERNLAEAIRHGELELVFQPRVDIASGGIVGAEALLRWPGAAIGALSPGFFVPAAERMGLAAELDRWVISRMLQAVRQMVQRAPHTVLSFNLSGQSLGAGVPAYLNDCLKDDAQGIAANLEIEVTETSMAHLTPEVEQAIARLREMGTKLAVDDFGMGYASLAYLKRLRAEVIKIDRSFVTDIARQEIDAQIVEGLIGLARAMGCTVVAEGVETAVQAEALLNLGCRYAQGYYFYRPMPLDELLALLEAP comes from the coding sequence ATGTCTGAACAAAGAACCGTACTGTGTGTAGAGGATGACAACACCATCCGCATGCTGATCTGCGAGGAGCTGGCTTTTGCCGGCTACCACGTGCTGCAGGCGCGCGATGGGGTGGAAGGGCTGGAGATGGTGCACCAGCACAGCCCGGACCTGGTGGTGTGCGATATTTCCATGCCGCGCATGAATGGCTTCGAGCTGCTGGAAGCCGTGAATCTGAACGATGACGACCCTGTGCCCTTTGTCATGCTCACCGCCCTGGGCGACCGCCAGAACCAGATACGCGGGCGCGAGCTGGGCGTGGTGGACTACCTGGTCAAACCGGTGGATTTTGACCTGCTGCTGGCGGCCGTGGCGTCGCGTATCAAGCGCCGCCGGCATTCCGATACCTTTGCCGACGCCAACGGGCAGTTCTTTAGCCGCCAGTTACTGCTGGAGCGGCTTGAAGCTGCCCGCCGCGTGGTAGCGCCGGTGAGTGTGATCCTGACCAAGATCGACAGTTTTCTTGGCTTGTCCATCCGGCTGGCGCCGGCTGAGCAGCAGCTGTTACGCAGCCAGGTGCATGCCCAACTGGCGCAGCTGGCCGAGTCCGGCAAGGTGTACGGCTGGGCCGATGGCTGCTGGGCGCTGATCGAGCGCGCCGATACCCAGGACAGCGATATCCCGGCCAGCATGCAGCGCCATGAAATCCTGGTGGGCGGGGTGGTGGTGAACTACACCTTCAGCATGCTGCGTATCCAGGTGGACTGGACATCGCCCGAGCTGCGCCGGCTGGACGCCAGCGCGTTGGTGGAGGCGTGCGCGCTGCATCTGAACTTCATGAGTGCCGGCAACGCCCGCCGTTTTATCTATCTGGGCAACGCCGATTACCACGCCCTGGAGGCAGCCCGCTACGCCGAGCGCAACCTGGCTGAAGCCATACGCCATGGCGAACTGGAGCTGGTGTTCCAGCCGCGGGTGGATATTGCCAGCGGGGGGATTGTCGGGGCGGAAGCCCTGCTGCGCTGGCCCGGTGCCGCCATTGGCGCCTTGTCGCCAGGCTTTTTTGTGCCCGCTGCCGAGCGCATGGGCCTGGCCGCTGAGCTGGACCGCTGGGTGATCAGCCGCATGCTGCAAGCCGTGCGCCAGATGGTGCAGCGTGCGCCGCATACCGTGCTGTCGTTCAACCTGTCCGGGCAAAGCCTGGGGGCGGGGGTGCCTGCCTACCTGAATGATTGCCTGAAAGACGACGCGCAAGGCATTGCGGCCAACCTGGAAATCGAAGTTACCGAAACCTCCATGGCCCACCTCACGCCCGAGGTAGAGCAGGCCATTGCCCGCTTGCGCGAGATGGGCACCAAGCTGGCGGTAGACGATTTCGGCATGGGCTACGCCTCGCTTGCCTACCTTAAACGCTTGCGTGCCGAGGTCATCAAGATAGACCGCAGCTTTGTCACCGATATTGCCCGGCAGGAAATCGATGCCCAGATTGTGGAAGGCCTGATTGGCCTGGCGCGCGCCATGGGCTGCACCGTGGTGGCGGAAGGAGTGGAAACCGCCGTACAGGCGGAGGCTTTGCTGAACCTGGGCTGCCGCTACGCGCAGGGCTATTATTTCTATAGGCCTATGCCATTGGACGAACTTCTTGCCCTGCTGGAGGCACCATGA